TCATTTTTGAACACTTCGGAGACAGGACGTACTTTCTGCGAGGGATTCCGCTGCTGGATAACCTGGAATCACCGGGGAAGATGTTCAAGGCCTTTATCGATGAAATCCTGAACACATCTTTTTCTCCATCCTTGGAGAAACTTCTGGAAGAGTGGATCATGATGCTGGCCTGCAGGTCGGCTGTCAAAGGCAAGGAGCGCTTAATGGTTCAGGAAATGGATGAGATCATCCAAAAATTAGGCAGAGCAGATAATCCTTACTCCTGTCCCCATGGCCGCCCTACGGTCATTCAGATATCTGAGAAAGAACTCAATCATAAGTTTGAGAGGGAATAAAAAGAATTTAATTTCGAAATAATGATCAATTAAAGGTGATCAAATAAATAAGATCAATGAGCGCAGACAGAAAAATAGATTGATAGGATAGTAGAATGGATCAAACGGATAATGTGATTGCCTATAAACGGTCAGATGAAAAACTTAAACTGCGGCTTGAAAAGCTCAGTATGCAATCCGGGATAAAAATTGTTCCGATGGATGCCTTATCAGAAGCTGATGGTCTCCCGATACTTCGTTACGTTAAACAGAAGCTCTGTCTTGAAGATGATGGAGAAAGACTCTTTTTCCATCCAAGTATGGCATTGTTAAGGATGATCAATATCTTACGCGGCGTGCCGGACCGTTTTCTTCAGGCAGTGAATCTTGAGGCTGGGGATATTTTTCTTGATGCGACTATGGGTCTTGCGTCGGATACACTGATTGCTGCGTACGCGGCAGGTGGCAAAGGCAGAGTGATTGCTGTGGAAAGCTCGCCGCTGATCCACTTTCTGGTTCAGGATGGTCTGGATCAGGTCAACCAGTTTAAACCTGCCAAGAAAATATCTCAGGAAAAAACTCAAGCCTGGACAGAATTGAGCCGGGCCGCTTCCCGCATTGAAACGATCTGGGCAGATCATACCAGGATATTGGAAGGGCAGCCGGATGCATCTGTGGATGTCGTCTATTTTGACCCAATGTTCCGTATTACGGTTAAAGAATCTTCCTCGATCCGGCCGTTGAAGAAATGGTC
The window above is part of the Dehalobacter sp. genome. Proteins encoded here:
- a CDS encoding class I SAM-dependent methyltransferase, whose translation is MDQTDNVIAYKRSDEKLKLRLEKLSMQSGIKIVPMDALSEADGLPILRYVKQKLCLEDDGERLFFHPSMALLRMINILRGVPDRFLQAVNLEAGDIFLDATMGLASDTLIAAYAAGGKGRVIAVESSPLIHFLVQDGLDQVNQFKPAKKISQEKTQAWTELSRAASRIETIWADHTRILEGQPDASVDVVYFDPMFRITVKESSSIRPLKKWSDPNPLDKGTIREACRVARKRVVLKERKGSSEFSRLGFYVEEKNKYSPVDFGIIDLARVGEGFR